GTACGCGATCCAGGCCGCGCTCCTCGAGGTTTCCGGCCTGCTGCCGGGCGGGCCTGGACCCGGCTGGGACGACGAGTCGAAGCGCTTCCACGCCTTCCTCAGGGGCATCGGCGGCGCCTTCCGCGACGCGCACGCTGTCGCGGCGATGGACCCTGCCGTGTGGTCAACGGGCGGCCGGCCGGCAAACTCACCGGCACGTCGGATTGCCGCCGCCAGCCTCTGGCTCCAGCGGACGCGCCGCCAACCGCTGCTCGCGACGATCGCTTCGATCCTCGACGGGCTGAACAACACCGCCGCCCGCTTCGAAGACGACTACCGGCTCTTCCGCCAGAACATCGTCACGCGCACCCGCGCCATGCGCGGCAACGCCGTGACCGCCGCCTGCCGCGAGGCGCGCCGCCGCCTCGTCGGCCTGTTCCAGGTCGGCGACGATCCGTACTGGTCGCACCGCTACGTGCTCGGCGGGCGCAAGCTCGCCAAGCCCGTCGCTCTGCTGGGCGCCTCGCGGCTTGAGGAAATCGTCGTCAACGTCGTCGTGCCCGTGCTGCTGCTCTACGTGCGGCGCGCGCGGCCCGAGCTCGAGGGCGCGCTGCTCATGCTGTTCCACGCCACGCCCAAGGGCGCCGACAACGCGGTCACCCGCCAGGTGCGCCACCGGTTCTTCGGCATCCAGGCCGATCCCATCGGGCCCGAGACCGCCGCGCTGCGCCAGGGCCTCCATCAGCTTTTCAGAGACTTCTGCGCGAAGGACACGGGCGGTTGTCTCGGCTGCCCGTTCCGCGAAAACCTGGAGAACTGGCTCCATGGCGACACGATCGTGCGCGAGCCGTCGAGCGAATCGCCTCGCTGACGCCCACGGTGGCCCCGGCCTGTCTCGCGGCGGCCAGTTTGGAGTCAAGGCCGGGATCGTCGTCGGTGTTCTCGACATGTCACAAGGCAACCGGGCGCACTAACAATGGAACCCGCTCAATACGGATGACGTACTACACTGACGTGCTCAACTCCGGCTGGTCCGGTTGAGAAGGCTGATGGGCTCGTTCAAGCCCGGCGTTGTGGCGTTGAGCATCCATAGCCGCTCTCTATTGCCTGGCCTTTGAGCGGGCGCTTGTTCCTGAGGGCATACGGCTGCATGACGGGATCGGCGGATCCGATGACACACGACTTGAGGAGTGAGACGATGAGACGAACGGCTGCGATGATCGTGGCACTTGTGCTGTGCGCCATGTGCCATACGGGCCTTGCGGACTCAGGCGCGACGCTCGACCTGAAGGAGCCGCGCGGCATCGATGTGGACTCGCAGGACCGCGTTGTTGTTGCCTACGCCGGCAGCCACGTCGTGGCCGTTTACAGCGCCGAGGGCGAACTCGTGCGTCTACTCGGACGCTTCGGTGAGGCCGGCGAAGACGAGGGCCACTTCAACGCGCCATATGGCGTCACCGCTGCCGTGGACGACTCGATCTATGTGTCCGACACCGGAAACAACCGCCTGTGCGTTTTCAGGAGCGACGGGGTGTTCGTGCGCACCATCGGCGACGCCACAGGCCCCGGGAAACTCAACCAGCCGCACGGCTGCGAGCTCGACGAGGATGGCAACGTGCTCGTTGCCGACACGGGCAACAACCGCATTGTCGCCTTCAGCCGCGATGGCCGGTACCTGGCGGACCGCAGCATCGAGGGCGAGGCCGCCAAGGACTTGCGCGAGCCGAACAACCTCATGCTCCAGAGCTTCTTTCGCGGACGCATCCAGCAGCTCTTCGTCGCCAACACCGGTGGCAATCGCATGGATCATTACGAGTGGCGCGACGGCAGGTGGGTCTGGATCCGGGAGTATTGGGCCAATCCCGATGTGACCGACATCGCCTCGACTATCGAGGGGGATATCTGCACCGCCTGCCCAGGCTGGCGCACCGTGCGCCGGCGGGACGTCTTCACGCGATATCTGTGGGACAGTATTCACAGCCCCGCGCACAAGTCGGAGTATGGGCTTGGAGGCCGGGGCGTCGGGACGCTCGACGTGAAGCCGTACGGGATCGCAATCACCTCGGACAACCGTGTGCTGGTGTCGTGGCCCGAGGAGAACCGTCTCATCAAGTACACCGAGGCGATGCTCGACCCGCCGCGCCCCGTCATCACTCGCGTGCAGCCCACCAGCGTCGTCGTCGAGTACGAGTCGCTTATGCCCGTGCAGTCGGCCGTGCAGTACTCGCCCGACGGCAAGACGTGGACCACGGTCCAAGGCCGCGGCCGGCCCGCAACGAAGCACGCCGTCAAGCTCCCCGGCCTCAAGCCGGGCACGCAGTACCGCTTCCGCGTCCAGTACGGCTGCTCGTTCGTGCCAAAGACCCCATTCTGGGGGCGCGAGTATCGCTTTGCCAGCGGCGCGCCGAAAGGTATGGTGCGCTACCTCAACATGCCCGTGCTCGTCGTGTTCTACACCAACGCCTATGAGCCGGCCGGCGTGCCCGACGGCGTCGAACCCCCCATGGCCTTAGATGGTGAGGGTCTCGATGTGGTCAAAGCCCAACTCGGGCAGGGCGCCAGCGGCTACTACTGGGCCTCGCGCTGGCTTGTGAACATCCGCTTTGACTGGCTTATCATCAATGATCCGTACCTCATCTTCCAGGACCCGAAGGCGCTTGACACACTCAGTGGCACGGACCGAGACAGGTTCAATTCCCTCATGCGAGCCGAACGCACTGACGAGAATCGCGATGAGA
The genomic region above belongs to Verrucomicrobiota bacterium and contains:
- a CDS encoding fibronectin type III domain-containing protein translates to MRRTAAMIVALVLCAMCHTGLADSGATLDLKEPRGIDVDSQDRVVVAYAGSHVVAVYSAEGELVRLLGRFGEAGEDEGHFNAPYGVTAAVDDSIYVSDTGNNRLCVFRSDGVFVRTIGDATGPGKLNQPHGCELDEDGNVLVADTGNNRIVAFSRDGRYLADRSIEGEAAKDLREPNNLMLQSFFRGRIQQLFVANTGGNRMDHYEWRDGRWVWIREYWANPDVTDIASTIEGDICTACPGWRTVRRRDVFTRYLWDSIHSPAHKSEYGLGGRGVGTLDVKPYGIAITSDNRVLVSWPEENRLIKYTEAMLDPPRPVITRVQPTSVVVEYESLMPVQSAVQYSPDGKTWTTVQGRGRPATKHAVKLPGLKPGTQYRFRVQYGCSFVPKTPFWGREYRFASGAPKGMVRYLNMPVLVVFYTNAYEPAGVPDGVEPPMALDGEGLDVVKAQLGQGASGYYWASRWLVNIRFDWLIINDPYLIFQDPKALDTLSGTDRDRFNSLMRAERTDENRDEIIALLKDKLGDALSDREIEWLTSPTRCTQGPQWDWGGWEMFDALAQKQFGRPLADYAGCLSIGCEWHWHQGEAPNDLPPGRVQAAAYTDPADPSNVRGFWRQAASGGLTNHGWGEGHGAPMGRAQFSTGSGIVGLFFHEWGHKTHGQFIASGYPEFPYNHFAQSHFKGRYDYGISGNGYALRVWPTEWYFASILGEVKLAPDADNDGLADDDPNLWCDEGRFGSSPKSRDTDGDGLSDYDEMLTSYGLPEIEFEGERMIERLIVPRPDLPDSDGDGLIDGRDPLPLYPVPATIAKRTPVLDGRIEPGEWNVYRTYNDGELVGACYMAWDDDAVYFALAADRWAEIIAKFDWAQDGFLWGRDNLFITFSPDTTDPMAPPPSCLIDMRIWNISYRGIDLRDSGKDRRLLDSSTIRTATGAMGEIKVLEIAFPRNLRVSLDPHSGKSFDFACAFRPVGSRSQLNLFEIDWAVPVTLVDKE
- a CDS encoding DUF2851 family protein; this translates as MGQLAAQTGERFSAKYGGFRDGPVLALRETGRMPRQGPRVPERLVACLWYSQRFLRDLKACDGRPVTVLSPGVWNLEEGPDFRRAAVRLGDEVLQGDVEIHVNVSDWTAHGHGKRIEYAGVALHVVMWNDTGATSVSTATGRQVPQVVLADALTQPLARVEKQLETDDYPYRKRAGLGECADLLRRVRRAELVRLIMLAGEWRIQEKAARYTDWLGEHDHDEVLYRAVMEALGYGANKAAMLALAERVPLDALRTFAEGQPGRAGEYAIQAALLEVSGLLPGGPGPGWDDESKRFHAFLRGIGGAFRDAHAVAAMDPAVWSTGGRPANSPARRIAAASLWLQRTRRQPLLATIASILDGLNNTAARFEDDYRLFRQNIVTRTRAMRGNAVTAACREARRRLVGLFQVGDDPYWSHRYVLGGRKLAKPVALLGASRLEEIVVNVVVPVLLLYVRRARPELEGALLMLFHATPKGADNAVTRQVRHRFFGIQADPIGPETAALRQGLHQLFRDFCAKDTGGCLGCPFRENLENWLHGDTIVREPSSESPR